Proteins encoded by one window of Engraulis encrasicolus isolate BLACKSEA-1 chromosome 21, IST_EnEncr_1.0, whole genome shotgun sequence:
- the LOC134437672 gene encoding solute carrier family 2, facilitated glucose transporter member 4-like → MPAGFQQLGGERITGTLALSVFTAVLGSLEFGYNIGVINAPQQIIEQSYNATWMHRYAEPIPQGTLTSLWSLSVAIFSIGGMLSSFSVGVVSEWLGRRKAMLINNLFAFIGGGLMGMAKLFRSFEMMILGRFIIGAYCGLASGLVPMYVGEIAPTSLRGALGTLHQLAIVTGILIAQVLGLESLLGTEELWPVLMGVTVLPTVLQMALLPFCPESPRFLYIVRCQEHHAKSSLRRLTGRLEVAEDLAEMKEEKRRMDMERKVSILELFRSPLYRQPIAIAILLQLSQQLSGVNAIFYYSTSIFQKAGVESPVYATIGAGVVNCAFTVVSLFLVERMGRRTLHMLGLGGMCLCAVIMTMALALLDSVPSMSYICMLAIFGFVAFFEVGPGPIPWFFVAELFSQGPRPAAMAVAGCSNWTANFMVGMFFPYIIHALGPYVFLIFAVLLLFFLLFTFFRVPETRGKTFDQISACFHHTTARIDLDLDLDMGMGMNKPSTELDYLGGDDDDVN, encoded by the exons ATCATTGAGCAGAGCTACAATGCCACATGGATGCACCGGTATGCCGAGCCCATCCCCCAGGGCACCCTGACGTCCCTCTGGTCCCTCTCCGTGGCCATCTTCTCCATCGGGGGCATGCTCTCCTCCTTCAGTGTCGGGGTCGTCTCTGAGTGGCTTGGAAG GAGGAAAGCAATGCTCATCAATAATCTCTTTGCTTTCATTGGTGGAGGCCTGATGGGGATGGCCAAGCTCTTTCGGTCGTTCGAGATGATGATTTTGGGCAGATTCATCATAGGGGCATACTGTG GTTTGGCATCGGGGTTGGTGCCCATGTATGTGGGAGAGATTGCTCCAACCAGCCTCAGAGGGGCGCTGGGCACTCTACATCAGCTGGCTATTGTCACCGGGATCCTCATTGCTCAG GTATTGGGGCTGGAGTCGCTGCTTGGCACAGAGGAGCTGTGGCCGGTGTTGATGGGTGTGACAGTACTGCCCACTGTCCTGCAGATGGCACTGTTGCCATTCTGCCCGGAGAGTCCGCGATTCCTCTACATTGTGCGCTGCCAGGAGCACCACGCCAAAAGCA GTCTACGGCGGTTAACGGGCCGCCTGGAGGTGGCCGAGGACCTGgcggagatgaaggaggagaagcGGCGCATGGACATGGAGCGCAAGGTGTCCATCCTGGAGCTCTTCAGATCGCCGCTGTACCGCCAGCCAATAGCCATCGCCATCCTGCTGCAGCTATCACAGCAGCTGTCTGGCGTCAACGCC ATCTTCTACTACTCCACGAGCATCTTCCAGAAGGCAGGTGTGGAGAGTCCCGTCTATGCCACCATCGGGGCTGGCGTGGTGAACTGCGCATTCACCGTGGTCTCG CTGTTCCTGGTGGAGAGGATGGGTCGCCGAACGCTGCACATGCTCGGACTCGGTGGAATGTGTCTGTGCGCAGTTATTATGACGATGGCCCTGGCGCTATTG GACAGTGTACCGTCCATGAGCTACATCTGCATGCTGGCCATCTTTGGCTTCGTGGCCTTCTTTGAGGTGGGCCCGGGCCCCATCCCCTGGTTCTTCGTGGCCGAGCTCTTCTCGCAGGGCCCTCGGCCGGCGGCCATGGCCGTCGCCGGCTGCTCCAACTGGACGGCCAACTTCATGGTCGGCATGTTCTTCCCCTACATCatt CACGCGCTGGGTCCGTACGTCTTCCTCATCTTCGCCGTCCTGCTGCtcttcttcctgctcttcaccTTCTTCCGCGTGCCGGAGACGCGGGGCAAGACCTTCGACCAGATCTCAGCCTGCTTCCACCACACCACCGCCAGGATCGACCTGGACCTGGACCTggacatgggcatgggcatgaaCAAGCCCAGCACGGAGCTGGACTACCTGGGAGGGGACGACGACGATGTCAACTGA